The DNA region ACTAAGTGCTTATTATAAAGCCTCCCCTGCTGGCCAACGTGCACAGCATGGCCAGAGCCGGCCTGATCATAACACAAGAACCTGCATTCTAGCTCCTTCTCGAGTTTTCACCCCAGCAGGAATCCCAGCACAGCGCACCCTGACGAGTCTGCGGCTTTGGCTCAGCGTGCAGCCCACACAGCGCTAAAGCCTCTGACCCGGGAGTGCTGTTAAACGTTCTATCTGTGACACCGGTGCAGCGTACAGAAGGGTCTCGTATAAAACACAGATCTGTGTTACCTAAATAGGAAGCACCTAAGGGGTCCCTCGCAGTCTGGAAGAGGACGGGCTCGTGGACAGAGGGTGTTGCCACATTGACCGTCGTCCGTGCCACGCTGTGCGAAGACCCACAGGCCACTCGTGTGATCTTCTGGCCTTCTAAGCCTTGTGTGAGTGTGGCCTTTCTATTAACCATGGTTGTACCACTGCCCTGTCGCCCATGGTCACTGTCACGCCAAGCATATacctgttgggggaggggcagaatttttcaacatttcagaaaatcttcttgatttcaaaattctTGCCAATGACTACAGATGAGTTTTTACTTAATATCAACCCACTGAACTCATTCATCTATTTCGTTCTGTTACAGGAAGCAGGAAGGTTTTCCTCTTCAACTAAATGCagtaacattttttcctttattttgcaaagaaaaatgatcaaaaataatATGCTCACTTTTCAAGTAATGCACTTCTTGGCTTTACAGAATTAGaaagtatattcatttttaattcattctgatTGAAGCACAGTGTGCTGATTCATTGTCAGAAATGAATTTAAGAGTATGTCACCCACAAGCCTGTCTGCCTACAGCCTCCCATGGCAGAAGAATGAGGAACATTTGTCAAGGATAACTTTACTTCTGAAattaagtacatatatatatctccccaTAAGACACTCGAGTGGGACCTGTGTCAGTCAACACCTCCTTCCCGGGTGCCCCACTCACGCTGGCCCCTGGGCAGGTGTACACAGGAACACAATGGACCAAGCCCCCCCTCCTGGTTCAAGGACCAGGACTCATCTCCTTTCCTCACAAGCTGCACTTCTGAAACAACAAAGACTTGCCAAGATCTCGCTTACCTGCCCTGCATCAGTGACCGCCAGGCAGTGCAGGGCCCCGAAGGCCACGTGCACAATCTTCTTTCCGCTCAGCCCTTCCACCACCTGTGGCTTCCTCACGGGCACGTCAGAGCCACGGCCCGGCCTGAAGGAATCccccttccccctgcaaggaGGTCAACAGATTTTAATAGATGGCTGCGGTCTGGCGACGGCCCACCAGAAGACACTCATTGCCACGGTGCTGGAGCAGCTCACTGACATCACACACAATACCCAAGGTCTTTGAAATCACGGTACAAAATAGGATACCATTCATTGAAATTAGTTCATTCATTCTGCTAGCAAGATCCTGAATGTGTGTTTTACAATATTGAAGCTCCTGGTGGAGGTTTCACACAGGTTGAAAACATGACGTCCAGCCTCAAATGGCTCTTAAAACACCTCTCTGCTCTAATTCTTTCTCAACCTGCTTCTGGCTCAAGACACTCAAGCTAAGGCCATTACACTGTCCTCGGTCAGCTGGAAAGTCCACTCCTTTCTGATTTAATAAAACCACCCTTCACTCAAAACACACCTGAACTCTTCCAGGGaccaaagaaatcagaaatctgtTTCCCACCCATTTGACCACTAGGCTTCTTGCACAGCAAGAAAGCAGGAAGACCCATTACACACACCTCACCTAAACAAGACAAGCTAAATTTTTCGTGTTCTTACATAAATGACCCAGTTGTAATGGGAAATGTCTTCTGATAATATTGCTGCTAATCCCAACGCGACATAAATAAAAGGACAGAGATGCTTACCATGCCTTTCAAACGCCAATACCACCATCCCTTCCATACAGCTGAGGGTGATGGATGCTGCATGAGCTGGAGGTCCCTCTTCCTGACAGGACTGCGTTTCCGTGCCCAAGTGTGTTTGGAGGacttaaaaaatccaaatgtcccacccccaacctgaaacaaaacaaaaatgggaagaaaaaaaaaaaggaaaaacaaacagggggaaaaaaaacaccctcTTGGGGCCCTTTATGCAAATTATGTGcagtgccttttattttaaaattagttggcAAATGATCAAGACCAACATCGGAACAGTAACTTTTGTggaatagaaagataaaaaaaccCCACTGGCAGGTTAAAATGAGGGAGGCAAAAAGAGGACACCTCTGAGCTATCCATGAAGATGGGTTTGGGCATGgctcttttaaaaacttcattgtCCCTTTGCAAtctttccaagttaaaaaaaaaaaaagtcagctttgCCCTCTTGTAGTGGTTCAGTGTGTTAATCTCCTGATTCAAGcagctttgcattttattttttggaaaaaaaaaacaccacttcTATAAAAACACACAAGAAACAAACTCAAGTTTCAATTTAGTCACGAGCTAGCTACAGGACTCTGTTGCACACAAACTCCTGTCATGGGGGACTGTTCTCTGTCAGCCCCTTACCTCACTGTCCGATGTCCTTCAGTCAGGTAATGCGCAGGACCTGTATTAGCAGGAAACTGGTACACTGGATGTCCAGCTATGCCAGTCTCTTGGCGGGGATTGGAGTAGATGGTTAAATTAACGTCCATAGCTCCATTCTGTCTGAAGTCCAAGGTATTAGCAGCCACTGGGCGGTTCTGCTAGGCCTGACTGCCTTGATTGCCAGTAGAGGAGGAAGATGTGGAGGAAGAAGTAGTTGAGGAGGACAGGGATGTCATGGAGTGGTGACAATGGCCAACCTCCATAGAATCCTGGGTAGAGGAGCTATTTGTTGGAGAACTGTAGACCCTTGGCCTGGTCCGGTTACCCAAGGCTCGTTGTCCATGGTGGTGCTGGGAACTGTTTCCATGGTGATGATGCAATGCATTCTGTTGAGGGGCTACATGGAAGGCTGTTCCTTGAACGGGATGAGTTTCAACAGTGACTTGTGTGGGAGCTTCAGTGCCTGACCAACCAAGGGGAACAGGAAATTGCTGGCGCACCTGGAAGAACAGATTTTAAGAGGATTTATTCAGAGTACCGTTGCCAAGTTTCAATCTTCAATGAAAGGCTACAACACTAGCATTTACATTAATTAGAGGATTTTGAAACTTTAATGTGTTAGATAGTTCTGTAACACAAACTTCCAAATACGTTCAAGAGTGAAAAACATTTTACTATGAAATCTTCAGCAAGTTATACCCATAAACAGGCTCATATATTTTACTGGCCACCTTCTTTCCTTGGGAGCACTGCTTATGCCAGgcgtcagcaaacattttctggaaaGGCCCATAGCGTAAATATTTCTGATGGGTCCCAAAGGAATTCTTCACTGTCCCCCTaaagcccctccccctccatctttCCTGTTTTGATAAAAGCCCTACTACTCATCCAGCTGCACGACCATCCCTCCATTCAGACAGCCAGTGAGCACTACTGAAGCCACCTCCAAACCAGAGCCCAGTCCGgcctctcttctccatctccaaaACCTGACCCTAGATGAGGCCACTACCAATCTCTTGCCCAGACTAATACAACAGCCTCCTAAATCAATCAACTCCCGTCTTCCATCCTTGCCTTTTTCCAAACCACTCGCCAAAGAATAGGaagaataattcttttttaaaagcacaaatccaagttaggcaagaaaaggaaataaaaggcatccaaattggaaatgaagaagtaaaatggtcactatttgcagatgacatgatattataaagactccatcaaaaacctgttagaactaataaatgaattcagtaaggttGTGGGGTacgaaatcaataacagaaatctgctgcatttctgtacactactAAGGAAATAccaaacagagaaataaagaacacaatcccatttacaatggcatcaaaaagaataaaatacctagaaataaatttaaccaaggaagtgaaagacctgtatATTGAAAACAAGAcactaataaaagaaatagaagacaaaataaatggaaagatagttcATGCTCGCAGATGgcaagaatcaatgttgttaaaatgtccaaaccacccaaagcaatctacagagtcaatgcaatccctatggCAAAATTCCAGtggtctttttcaaaaaaatagagaacaaataattctaaaatttgtaatccacaaaaaaaaacactgaatagccagagcaatcttgagaaagaacaacaaagatGGAAGCATCATGCTCTGTGATTTCAAACTATAATACAGAGCTATAGGCACTAAAACAGTAGAGtatagcataaaaacagacacatagatcaatggaacagaacagagaacccagaaataaacccacgcatatatggtcaattaactgatgacaaaggaaccaagaatatacaatgaagaaaggacagtctcttcaacaagctgtgttgggaaaactagatagccATACAAGAAGAATGAAACTCAACCACTATCTGGTACCAAAccccaaaattaactcaaaatggattaaagacttgaacctaagacctgaaatcataaaactctcagaagaaaacataggtggtaagctcTTTGACACAGGTCTTAGTGATGATGttttgaatctgacaccaaaGCGAAAGCAACAATagcgaaaataaacaaatgggactacatcataCTAAAACActactgcacagcaaaggaaccaacaagatgaaaaggcaacctactgcctcagagaaaacatttgtaaatcgTGTCTCTGATAAGGGGccgtatccaaaatatataaagagctcttaaaactcaactgcaaaaacccaaacaatccaattaaaaaatgagcagatctTAATAGACATGtttcaaagaagacacacagatggccaacaggtacaagAATAGATGTTCAACGCCATCAAttatcaggcaaatgcaaatcgaaaccatgACAGATATCCTCTCGCACCTGCTAGAAttgctattatcaaaaagacaacaaataacaaatgttggcaaggatgtggagaaaagggaatcccaCTGTTGGTGGAATATTAactggggcagccactgtggaaaatagtatgggggttcatcaaaaaattaaaaacaaaatgaccaTATCCAGCAACCCTCCTtttaggtatttatctgaagaaaacaaaaatactatcttcaaaagatacatgtacccccatgttcactacagcattatttacaatagcaaaaacatggaaacaacctaagtgtccaccaacgaatgaatggataaacagaacaATCCCAAACCCATGTGCAACCTGCACAATCTGTACAATGCTCATCTCTCCAACCTTTTCCTCCAGCCACCTGGGCTCTGACTATACAGGGTCTTCCTTCTATTCCTCCACCTGGTCAGAATCTTTCAAATCCCTCAGGATATTTGTCCTTACTGTTCCCTTCTGCCTACAATGCTCTGATTTCTAATTTCTGCTTGGATGCTTCTTCCTCACCCATTCAGTTTCAGAGTCTCCCCTCACCGCCACGGCTAATGCTGCCCCAACTTCTGCAGCAGAGGCTACTAGCTGTCCTCAAAAAACATATTCTTCTTCCTGAGCACATGACTGCACTCCATATACTAGCCTCCCCTGTACAAGACATGGCCATGTGACTGTTTTAGTCAAAGGAATATGAATGAAAGTCCCTATGTCATGGCCAGATCTGGCCCTTAAAATACCTCCCAGGTACTTCGCCTGCTGGAGGCAGCAGACAACCAGGCCCTCGGGGATGGGCAGTCACAGGATGGTAGGGGAGAGCCACACCACTAACCTGAATACCCATGCAGGACTATTACATAAAAAAGAGTACTTTTATTCCTTTAGCTACCATATTTTGGGGGTCTACTGATCTGCTATCAGTTGGGCCTACTTGAATTAATATAGTCCACCCAAAAAACAGCTATTCTCTATTacattaggttttgtttatttactgtgTCACTGTAAGCGCTAGGAAGGCAAAGACTGTGTCTTTAGCACCAGTAGCTAGCACAGATCATTAAGTATTTACTCAATGAAGGTGGTCTCAGaatcaaaatttcagaaatactaTTGAAAATAATCcagtagaaaaacagaaagttCTCAGAAAACActaatggtttttaaattatgaagctactcacagggaaatatatacatgatcttgtggtggctcacagtgaaagagaacgTAACAATGAATGCATATATAcgtaactgaaaaatcgtgctctacactggaacttgacgcaacattgtaaaatgactatatctcaattaaaaaaaacttaaaataattaatgaagcTACTCAAAATTCATGcataagaagaaatgaacaaaatataactATACTCTGTCCAGCACCACTTTTCATTTCAGACTTCGCCAAAGGTGATCGCACTGACTGTGTCTCCGAACTCTGTTACTGGGAAGCTAAACTGATAAAACTACATGGAGGGCAACTTGgcaacaacaaaatgacaaaccACATTattctttgacccagcaatttcacgtCCAGGAATTTTTATCACAGACAAACTGCATGTGTGGATGATCTATATATAGGGTTATTTATTATGGCATTATTTGTGATagtaaaaaagactgaaataagctAATATGAGCTACTGATACGACTTACAGAATatctaaacaatggaatactgtgacttaaaaaaacaagaagaatgaaaaagctCTCTATGTAATGATACAGAaagatccatatatatatatatatatatatacataaaaattttttaaatatatgtgtaacaTGTCAAAATAGAAAACCAGGTGTGAAACAGTGTGCATGGTACGCTACCGTCTGTGTACAAAGGTTAGGTGAagaatatgtatttgtatttgcttgcatgtgtataaaatatctcaaaaagGATACATAAAGCTGGTAACATTAATTTAGAAATTGGGTGGCTAGAGGACACAGAAGGGAAGACGGCTCACTGAATCctcttttatgtttacttttaaacCATGTGAATGTATCAAGTATTCAAATATTAGATAAGAAAAGAGCTGACGCAAATAAGGCACAACACTGACATCTGTTACacacacggggggggggggggggcaggtggcTTGCGCTATGCCCAGGATGGTTTTGTGTGTTTGCAGCATTTACTGTATttagagggagaaagggaagaaggaaggaaggttgtTCTAGAGAATCAGGGAAAGCCTTTGGCAGAGATATTTAAGACCCGCAGGATACACAGTAGTTACCAAGGCAAGGCCAGAGGAAAGGAGCACTCCAGGCTGATTGCAGACGACGGGAGAAACGTGAGCGAGAACACACATTTTATATTCCAAAAAGTGAAGAGCATCCAGTAAGACCAGAGAGGAGGATGAGCGGCCTGCGGAGGGGCCGGACCACCGGAGCCACGGTAACCTCCCTAAGGAGTCTAAACTCTTTTTCAGTACGAGAGAAGGCCAAGAACTGGCTGAAAGCAGGGGCAAGAGCTGGATCAGACTGCTTGACCGAACACTGACTCGGCTGCAGAGAAGAGAACGGGATAGACTGGTGAATGAAACTGGACGGTGGAGGACCAGTCAGAATAGTCTTTCTAATCAGATAAACTAGAGATGGTTGTCGCAAGGGGGTGAAGTGAGGTGGGgagaataaaaacacacacaggctATTCAGAACGCACGCTCTCCACCCTCTGATTCGCTGTAGGCGTGAGGGAGAGAGGAGTCCGGATCAAGTCCCCAGGCGCCAGGTGTACGACCTGAGCAAAAGGGTGAGTTCAGGGCCATTTGCACCAAGAACAGGTAAGGGCAGGAGGGCGGCGGTGGACGTGGAAATGATGGCAGCAGTTCACGGGCTGCATCTGGAGTGTCGTGTTGTGGAGTCTTTCAAAGCGATACTGACAGTAAATGATTAGAAGTAAAGGCATGAGGCTCAGGAGTGACATGTAGGGCAGCAATAAAGATGGAAGTGATGTGCCTCAGGACGGTTGCTGCGGTCACTGGCTAGAGCTGTGAGGTGACCAGGAAGTGTGtcaggtgagggagaggggcaCAGGGTGGGAGCAAGAGGAGAATCCAGAAAGGAGACGGCGGGGGCGGGACGGGGTGGGACAAGGGACAAGTAAGACGGAGGAGAGTGCTTCGAAGAGCAGGGGCAAGCCAGTGTTGTCAATGTGAGTGAGGAACAGAGCGAAGTGACCGTGTGCCGTCTGGACACCTCGTGACCAACACTGGTGACCCTGCAGGAGCAGCTCTTGGAGCCGGGAGGCAGCCCAGCTGGGGCGAGCTGAGGAGCTGGTAAGGGGGACAAGACAGAGCCCTCAGGAAGCAGAAATGTGGGGTGAGAAAGACATGGGCCAGGGAAAGGTTTTGCTTCCGACGGGAGACCTGGGGACGAGCAGGGGCTGCAGACAAGGAGAGACATGGACGGGACAAACGGAGACTGGTGACACACAGTGAGGAGTCCCTTTCCTAAGACTGTTCCTTACACAGTGACGagtgagagagaacagagaaggcaAGACCAAAAGTTTCTAAGAGGAGAAGGAGGGTTTGAAACAATTATTAAAGAGAACGGGAGAGAGATGatggctggagaaccaggaaagcttgCCCAGGAAGGCCGGTGACTGTGAGCAGACAGCTGCACACGCAGATTTCTGCACCGGGGACGGGGGCTGGTGTTCATCAACTTCAGTTTTATTTCACTCATCAAATAATATACTGGCTTCTTGTTATAAAACACCACTATGCAGTACTCAGCATGAATTAACTTATTATTTTACAAACGGTATTTAACGAATATTTTTACTACCACCATCTGCTTCACCCCttaaaaaatttacttaactAGATCCTCTTtaacagctttaaaaaacaaaaaacctccaaaacaaaaaacgaaacaaaacaacaTGGAGGTGAAAATCAAACCACAATTCAGaatcagattctgattcagaatcTAGGCCTGTCCGTGATCAAAGGCCACGGGAGGCAGAGAGTGCAGTAATTAAGATGAGCCTCAGGAAGTTACTTAACCCATGAAGTCTCAGTTCCCAACGTAACATGAAAATCCACACTGTGTGAGGCTCAAAATGCTGCCAcggtaaatgaataaacatggaAAAAACACTTGAAGCAATGGCTGGTATgcgcttaataaatgttagctatttctAAACAGGGATGCGCATCTTCAGtcagaaataaattagaatgCCTTATAAACGAGGAAGGTACGGCTCTGCAGAGCAAATGACACAATCATTCAGAAGTCACCTGGTGCCCtgtgctgcccccccccccccgggcacGGCAGTCATGGGGTGAAGGGCGGCGCCAGGGCCCACCTGCGGGCTGTGCGTCTCGCAGTCCATGGCCTGGACGGCGGCGGTGAAGCGCCCGCCGCTGTGCCGCTGCTGCTGCGTCGGGTCCGACCTGGCTCTCCCACTGCTGCTCGTCCCCGACAATCCACCTAAAGTATCACAGCGCAACACACCTTGTGAGTTGAAAGTTAATTCTGTCCAAGTACATATCCTGCAACTGTAACATTAAAACTGGAACTATGTCACCAAAAAAATTTCTATTAACGCGAAAGTATACCAGGAAGGCATCCAATTCTCTGTGGCCTTTCGCATCAACCACTGAACTAAAATATAACCGAGTTTGGTTACATCGGGAAAACTCAAGCATGTAGACcaagtatttctattttaaaaacaatttaaaattttgattttgttccCAAGCAGCATTTATTGACACATATAACTAAGTGTTGGAGCTTTAGGggaggtgacttttttttttactagccaCAAAGAACAGATTTAGGGCAAATAGTTCTTCCCTACCCATTAACAAAccttaaaaacactttaaaataaccCCCACTTTGTAAAGAAAAGGGTAAACACATCAAAGCCTAATTAATCTCAAAAGAACCGACCTGAGCTTGAAGACGTACTAGAGGTGGTGCCCGAAGACTGCGACTGCTCCACGGTGGGGCTTGTGGACACGCTATTACTCGTGTTTGTATCTTCATCAGCTGTCTTCTTGAAAAAACTGTGCTGCAGGGCATAGTAAGGTTGAATTCGAGCTTTGGGGTCATAATCAAGCATCCTTAAAATGAGGTCTTTGGACTTCAAGCAGTCAGCTATGTATGACCCGATTCCCCAGCACGACGCCCACCAGGTCCTCCTGTTTCTGCTCCAAGAATATTATGAAGTTTACGGGTTCCTGGTGGTTTACACTcctaaaaagaaagatgaaaagacttCCTTTAAATTTGATGGAATATGTAAAAGCCTACATAACATCAAATATGTTTACCTGTATGATATGTTGAGACctttattaaaaagaatgctTTATAGTTAGAGCCTCTGTATTTTCACACATTACTATTCTGAATGCACTGTAGTTCggagaaattcaaaataattttgagaccAAAAACGACTATAAAGATCATCTAgcccagggatcagcaaactacGTCCTGGcccagattctgtttttataCAGCTTCAGCTATGAAcggttttttcatttttaaagactgtGAAAAACAAAGCCAAGTAACAATACGTAACAGAAGCCCACGAAGCCTAAAGCTTTACAACGGGGTCCTGTGCAAAGGCAGCGTgccagcctctgccccagcccggggggggggggggaggcgaaCCTCTTTTCTGCCCGACGCACCTGTGAACTCAGGTGTACTTCCTCAGTAACCGCGGCTCACTAAAGCTGTGGGGATCACTCCTAATAAAGAATCCCAGGTCTAACTCTCCCCGCTCCTATTCAGATAAGTTGAAAGCAAATTATTTATGCCTCCCtttagaaaatatgtttaataataaATTGTCTTAACATGCACTGAGATTTTCTGGAAActcatttttcaacaaataacaatataacctttaaaatccCTAAGACTACTGAATTTACTCAGAATAGTATCAGTGGAGTTTTGTTTCTAAGAAGAATGTAGAAATTTGCAAGAGACCATAGCTCTTACTCTAAAAATCAAGAACAAGCCAGACAGGCAAACCACAAaatcactgctttttaaaaacccatcAGAGAGCTAAGGACTAAAGAAACCACAGTTAactaaattctagaaaatgaaaagcctTTCCTAGGAGAGAAGAGACTTACGGTGGGAGAAGAGCAAACGCCACAGATCTGATGAAGGAGAACCCAGCCCAACTCCAGACCAACTTCTAACAGCTACGTGTGGCTAGGCTGAAGAGTGGGACAGGCAGAGACCCGGAGAGGATCCCCCAGGGCTCTGCAAAGCTGGGGCCGGAGCAGCCGGATGGGCACAGATGGCCCTGAAGCACAAGAAGTTAGGAATGGGCTGCTGGCTGGTCAACACGTATAAAAGATCCATCCAGTCTCCACAAACACTGCTTAAAACCTATGAAGACAGCGGAGAATAGAATCtaagtcaaacaaacaaaacaaacaaagcccagATTCAGCTAAACTACAAAAGAAATTGACTCAGTCTCTTCACACCCGTGGCCTGGAGAGCGAGAGGCACGCCTCTTTCTACAGGGAACCAGGATTCACCTCCACCTCAACTGTTCTTAAAGACACCAAGTCCAgcatacattgaaaaaaaattccagacataagaaacaaaaactgGGTCCataatcaagtgaaaaaaactgtAGAAAACCCACATAAATAAATGACCCAAATGTTGAAACTGGCAGAAAGGCATTTAAAACCATGATAAGAAGAATTTAGTTCAAAAGGCAGATAACATGTGTGGACAGTTGGGgagtttcagaagagaaaattaaaactattaaaaaaaaaaggtaaataaaaatgtgaaaatttcagaactaaaaaatacagtatcagaaatgaagaattcatttaatgatttttaacagCAGACTGGGTTCagcagaagaaaaacagaactagAAGACAGAGCAAAAAGAATCATCCAATACCCCCcacaactaaacaaacaaaaattaaccaaaccaacacacaaaaggaaaacaaaaggagtaAACCGAACAGAGACCTCTGAGATAATACTGAGCACCATACATTTAATTGGAGAATTAGAAGAGAGAGTGAAACAgaacaaacatttgaaaagataatgtctgagctttaatttaaaaaaaaaaactgatgaaagagaTCAACGCACAGATCTAACAAACTTAGCAAAGTCCATGGAAAATAACTGTAAAGAAAACTATACAGAAGGACCTAATAGTCAATTGCTGAAaactcaaacattaaaaaaagaaaagaaaagaaaaatctgccagggagaagagaaatattttataaagagaacAATGCTTAGAAAAACCAATGACTTCTCTTTAGAAATAatgtaatacagaaaaaaacatcaTTAACATCTGTAAACAATGTTATACCATCATCTCTTTTGCCAAAATGTAAGCCTAGAATTCTACATCCATTGAAATTTCTGTATCTATGGACAGTACTTTCCCccaaataaaagtgaataaacatattttcagGCAAACAACTGGTGAGACAATTAATCAACAGAAGTTATTCATTGTAACACAAAaagttaaaggaagttcttcaggctgaaggaacaTAATACCAGAAGGGAATCAGGAACcgtagaaagaaatgaagaactaaCTATATGGGTCAAAAGAAAGAACttcttattatctttatttttcatgtctttttaaatctccttaaaaagttctttttaacTTAAGCA from Camelus ferus isolate YT-003-E chromosome 32, BCGSAC_Cfer_1.0, whole genome shotgun sequence includes:
- the LOC106730681 gene encoding dual specificity tyrosine-phosphorylation-regulated kinase 1A-like, which gives rise to MLDYDPKARIQPYYALQHSFFKKTADEDTNTSNSVSTSPTVEQSQSSGTTSSTSSSSGGLSGTSSSGRARSDPTQQQRHSGGRFTAAVQAMDCETHSPQVRQQFPVPLGWSGTEAPTQVTVETHPVQGTAFHVAPQQNALHHHHGNSSQHHHGQRALGNRTRPRVYSSPTNSSSTQDSMEVGHCHHSMTSLSSSTTSSSTSSSSTGNQGSQA